In Desulfobulbaceae bacterium, the genomic stretch GTTGACTGTGTTGCTGGTCTTGATTTGTTGGCGGGTTTCGTTGATGCGTTCCTTGTATTGAGCGATCAGGCGCAGCTCTTCTGGGGGGATGTTTGCTTCGGCATGATCAGAGTTCTGCGTGGTCCAGGCTTTTTGCAGTGAGTTGTCCAGATAATGAATCTTGGCAAGCAGTGTGTCCTTGTGGCGACAGAGGCGGAAGAGTCCTTGGGTGTCCATGGCTTTCAGCGCCAGTCGTTCTTCATTGAGAGTGGCCAGGAGATTCTCGGAGAGAGAGAGGTTCAAAGCCAATTCTTCAACGAAATCGTGTCCTGTCGGAGTTTGGGGTATGCGTGCTGTTGTCATGTGAGTTCCTGATTTATGGTAACTATCCAGCAGCACCACATCTTGCGGCGATCGGCCCGGCTCACGTAGACTGGCTACGCATCGCCGGTCCGCTTACCGTAATCTGCGGCGCTGCTGAACAGTTACAGTTACGAATAGTCACTTCTATTTCGGTAGGAGCTGGATAGTTACCTTTTTTGTTTCATTTGTTTCAATGGAAGTGGATAGCTGGCTGAAGAGGGCATCGGCAAGGCCCATTCCGTGGTTGCTCGTCACCTCCTGAGCCAGACTTTCATCGTACATTGATTGATACATATCTTGGGAGAAGCCGCTGTCGAGAAGTCCGCTCTTGGGTATGCTCTTGCGCATGGCGGTCAGCATCTGTTGCACTATGATCGCTTCAAAATTCTGGCAGGCCTTTTTTAGCTCGGCCTCTTTTTTCATATCGGCAGAATGGTTTGTTTTCTTAAGCGGTAAGGCGTTGCTGATCTTATTTGCAAGGGGGGGAGGTTGGTTTATCTGCATCATCTGGCCTCGATGTCTTAAATAATTGTCAGTTCTGCCTGCAGGGCGCCTGCAGCTTTGATCGCCTGAAAAATGGCAATCAGGTCGCGCGGGGCGGCCCCTACCGAATTTAGGGCGCGAACCAGTTCCGCTAGGGTTACTCCCGGAGAGAGCTTGACGAGTTTGTTGGTTTGAGGGGCACCACTTTTGGCGGCGATCTCTTCGGT encodes the following:
- a CDS encoding flagellar protein FlgN, which produces MTTARIPQTPTGHDFVEELALNLSLSENLLATLNEERLALKAMDTQGLFRLCRHKDTLLAKIHYLDNSLQKAWTTQNSDHAEANIPPEELRLIAQYKERINETRQQIKTSNTVNKRFTEDTLSCLSEAIALLTRPAQPEHTYHIPGRSQARGRTLPSCISCEA
- a CDS encoding flagellar biosynthesis protein FlgJ, producing MMQINQPPPLANKISNALPLKKTNHSADMKKEAELKKACQNFEAIIVQQMLTAMRKSIPKSGLLDSGFSQDMYQSMYDESLAQEVTSNHGMGLADALFSQLSTSIETNETKKVTIQLLPK